TAATGACCTAGTCAGATATCGACTCAGCTTCGAATTCCCAACGTCTGGTGTGCGACATTCAGTCATCGGATCATCCTCTGGCGGTGTCTTGTAATCTTCAGAATTTGTCGGTGACGCTTTACCACCTTGTTCCTCCGGCGGAAGGACGTAAGATTCAGGATGAGACCAAACGGTAAGCATCCTACAAGTGTTCTCCTGTGGATCTTTATAGACATTGTCACTCCGTGTCCCCTTTTCAACCTCTTCTGCTAACAAATTTAGCCCTGATATTGGAGACTCATCTCCCCCCTCGCCCTGACAACGTTCAGATATAGCTCATTCAAATACTTCGATTCAGATGTAGTTTAACATTAAAATACCTAATCAACATAATCTGTACACCTGGCAAAATTATCTGAACACTTGACTAACTAATATGAATACCTCTGATCTCTCACCTGAAAACTATCAAACAGATCAGTATACCTGACTACTTAAGCTGAACACCTCTTAAATTAACCTGAATACCAGACCAAACAAATGAGTATTCCTGTAAACCTCATAAATTAACATGAATACCTGAACTATTAACCAGAATACCAGACCAAACAAATCAGTATTCCTGTACACCTCAAAAATTAACCTGAATACCTTAACTAAATAACCTGAATACCTGACCAAACAAATCAGCATTCCTGTACACCTCACTAACTAAAACGAACAACTGATAATCTACGCTGAATACCTGGCCAAACCAAGCTGAACagcaaaacataatatatctagAGCCTATAAATTCATTGTTATAATCTATTTACCTCCAACGGTTCCGGGAGAGTCGGTTTTGCTGGCTTTGATACAATTTCTGGTCCAATCGGCGTTGAAACATCGACTTCTGGAATGTTTGCCGACTTCGAGAAAGAGGGGCCTTCGCCCGCCATTGAATCTACCTACACGttgaattttcctcaaaaaaGTTAGACCGGGATTCAGGCAttgtttatcattaaaaattgtAGGAGCAGTTTGATTACCTTTTCCCAGAAGCGAGCATTTGGCGTACGGCCATCACAATGATTATCATGCATTCTCATCGTCTCATCGTCGCTAAACCCATCGCCgttgttcttcttgtgtttcTTACTATcagaccaaaatatttcagctTCATCATTACCATCACCACTGAACGGACGTCGCTTCTTTGGACCTTCCATGCCGGTAGGGTCAGCGTGACTGTTGTCTCTGTTTGTTTTACCGGCTGCTGTGTTTTGCGGAACCGTGAACGAGCCTCCCCTATCATGATGCAACCAGTCAAAAATCTCGTTCCGCAATTTACCCAACTGCGTTTTCAGTTCAACTCGTATCCACTCTTTCAGCTCTTGCTCCTTATCTGATAAGTTTCCTGGTTCAGCCTGTTTACATATCCCACGACGAGGTCGAATAGGACGCTGAGGCGCCTGAGTCGAACTTCCAGGTTCATCACATGCTTTCCCAAACCGATTAGACGGCTTTTGACACTTCTTTTTGACACCAACACCTTCAGCCTTTTCGGCTGGCTTCAGAGGTGGAAGGGATGAATCACCTCCTCTAAAGTCTGTTGCTTTGAACTCGTGCCCTTCCCGCATTCGACGAACTAAGTTATCTATTTGGGGATCGATTACTTCTTTCTTCCACTTTGGATCCCCACCTTCATCTGGGATTGAATACGTAACAATAACctcaaacaaagaacacaaaCATTCATAAGCACACAAAGTTTGAGCGTCTTAACTTCTGTTTTGCAAATAAGATAGACAACAACATTGTACCTCAGTTTGGGTTTCCACCAGAAGTATGTCTTCAAAATTCAGAAGTGCATTTGTTGAGTCGCATCCTTCTGGTTCTTGCAAGAAAGAAGTGGTTTTATTAGGTTCGGGAATTTTCTCAAGCAATGAGGGGATAGCTTTAAAAGCAAAAAGTTGCAGCGCCAGAGGGAACCCATAACACGCTGTTGACTGCTGTTTCAAACGAAGGCGCATGACCGAAAGGGATTTGTCAATTTAGAAGGATCAGAAGGTTGAGGTGGTCTCAATCTAGACAGAGTGCTGACGAATGCctctctcccccatggatattGAAGAAATGATCTGGTGTCTTCCAGCATCTCGACGTAAGCAGGCGTCACACGAAGAAGTTTGTGACCACAAACCAGGAGCCCATCTACAAGCGCAATGAGAGCTAGTGGCAACCGCTTCCACTCAGGAAGACTAGGCTGTTCAAGCATACGAAGAACATCTGGTACAGTCACGTCTTCATCTTCAGTTTCAAACAACTCTTTCCACATACGTCCAGGTGTGGCATCGATAGATTCTGACCCGTTTCCAACTTTTTCCCTTTCAGGCTCGCATTTCAGCCCCGTGATGTCTCCGAACTCACGCAGAGAAAAGCGTAGTGGCTTGTCTGCAAACAAGAACCAGAGCTCATATAGGCGCATCGTAACCAGCTGACGGCTGAGGAGAGAATGTACAAGTTTCGCAGAGTTTGAGCAGCGCGATACAGGTAAGTGGAACAGAGCTCCAAACTGACTTCCTAGCAGACAATTCATTTCAGGGGAGCCTCTTAGCAACTTCACTAACGATCCAATGATACTCGCCTTTGAATAGATGTTCAGTCGAGGTTTGCCAGGATAGCAATTACGTGCGAACAGTCTTTCCGGGAAAGTCGGCGTGGTGACAATAAATTCCGGCTCGGTGGATGCAGCTTCTTCTTGGTCGGTGGATGCAGGTTCCTCTAGTTCGGACTCCGTGCT
The window above is part of the Brassica napus cultivar Da-Ae chromosome C3, Da-Ae, whole genome shotgun sequence genome. Proteins encoded here:
- the LOC125583536 gene encoding uncharacterized protein LOC125583536, which produces MREGHEFKATDFRGGDSSLPPLKPAEKAEGVGVKKKCQKPSNRFGKACDEPGSSTQAPQRPIRPRRGICKQAEPGNLSDKEQELKEWIRVELKTQLGKLRNEIFDWLHHDRGGSFTVPQNTAAGKTNRDNSHADPTGMEGPKKRRPFSGDGNDEAEIFWSDSKKHKKNNGDGFSDDETMRMHDNHCDGRTPNARFWEKVDSMAGEGPSFSKSANIPEVDVSTPIGPEIVSKPAKPTLPEPLEGEGGDESPISGLNLLAEEVEKGTRSDNVYKDPQENTCRMLTVWSHPESYVLPPEEQGGKASPTNSEDYKTPPEDDPMTECRTPDVGNSKLSRYLTRSLKKAELEGKCIPISSTKKDDLQTKRIPRRSTKIGGVYTPDKRLKKLFQSCKKPKYTPLADLEKAQFQEFQSILREKPAQEFEIVIGIHVSNKFFLSLARPTNWVSTEHISVLISMLVRRHGRNYLSRRCRFVDYFSIAGIISKFAEFEKASDKLGFNWGGLVSFSFTGKTPRRNDKKVLLVDVDRVYAPMMWGKDHWVGLVINLTCRQVEILDCNIPLNESDNEVNKHMAYLLRALPHVLAAFSPPSDSSHPEEDQAFSWVRPDNIYFNERSGDCGPCAVKFLEMHAAGYSYEDMGQIDDKKVDIFRQKYAMDTYEEFVGNAKVQNDG